The following proteins are co-located in the Pseudomonas sp. ATCC 13867 genome:
- a CDS encoding AAA family ATPase, producing MRILSLRLKNLNSLKGEWKIDFTAEPFAGNGLFAITGPTGAGKTTLLDAICLALYHRTPRMSVLSQSGNELMTRHTADCLAEVEFEVKGQPYRAFWSQRRARDKAEGALQAPKVELARVDRASGEGEILTDKISDKLKQTEILTGLDFERFTKSMLLAQGGFAAFLEANANQRAELLEELTGTEIYGLISQRVFERTRDVRGALDQLRARAEGVELLSGEQREALEQQNHQALLQEASLQGRQVALQAQRRWCEELGRAEQQMRQASENETGARQSLDAAQPDLQRLAASEPAARLQPLHQAWRANHDSLAQDRAALEDNRSEQAASRERIAEALWSASQFARQVSDARGAALDALVEQRQALEARFAQQPQRARLGELLGGWRAQFAQRARLMAAGVEIQRQFDQAQQAFSDAGARREGLQGDARLSEQALGEARQIESAARQQLESLLAGATEAQLRDRAQQLQALGRGFDRLEQIAQARAQAAAQLARWQPELLALRQRKGERDGAIVVLRERYKATQQQVADREKLLQQEQRIHQLEHWRAQLQPGEACPLCGSLQHPAVEAYQALDVSATQTALDESRRALAELESQGVALRGELAELEAQLQQGQRQLDEAEAALRQQQDAWQQHCAAQGLQLVDEQALATERQRHETALADLQRQLTALEEHKVRQQDAVQARVDAERKHSEAAQQLALFEGEQQFARQRQDERTQQIASQRAELRQQEETLAAALTELGYDLPEDGEQWLAERTGEWQRWQRDQQLGQQLAAAEREAAQAAGVARETAQQWQQRWQAAAFEARSVVPRAEDPQQALAESEARLGASQRQADALQGREQSLLERLQQDQARLAQSAAAWQHALAQSPFADEPAYLAALLDDAQRAELGTLRQKLETAITEAVALRTAALKDVERLNAEPHGDLSLDELNQQLLTLNAELRELGQRQGEIRAQLQGDDARRASQQSLFEAIRRQEEEHDLWQRLNSLIGAADGARYRRFAQGLTLDHLVHLANRQLQRLHGRYQLARRSDGELELEVVDTWQGDTARDCKTLSGGESFLVSLALALALSDLVSHKTSIDSLFLDEGFGTLDGETLEVALDALDSLNATGKTIGVISHVEALKERIPVQLKVHKGVGMGYSQLDACFRFTPGNG from the coding sequence ATGAGAATCCTCAGCCTGCGCCTGAAGAACCTCAACTCGCTCAAGGGCGAGTGGAAAATCGACTTCACCGCCGAACCCTTCGCCGGCAACGGCCTGTTCGCCATCACCGGCCCCACCGGCGCCGGCAAGACCACGCTGCTCGACGCCATCTGCCTCGCGCTCTACCACCGCACGCCGCGCATGAGCGTGCTGTCGCAGAGCGGCAACGAGCTGATGACCCGGCACACCGCCGACTGCCTGGCCGAAGTGGAGTTCGAGGTGAAGGGGCAGCCCTACCGCGCCTTCTGGAGCCAGCGCCGCGCCCGCGACAAGGCCGAGGGCGCGTTGCAGGCGCCGAAGGTGGAGCTGGCGCGCGTCGACCGCGCCAGTGGCGAGGGGGAAATCCTTACCGACAAGATCAGCGACAAGCTCAAGCAGACCGAAATCCTGACGGGGCTGGACTTCGAACGCTTCACCAAATCCATGCTGCTGGCCCAGGGCGGTTTTGCCGCCTTCCTCGAAGCCAACGCCAACCAGCGCGCGGAATTGCTGGAGGAGCTGACCGGCACGGAAATCTACGGGCTGATCTCGCAGCGCGTCTTCGAGCGCACTCGCGACGTACGCGGCGCGCTCGACCAGTTGCGCGCCCGTGCCGAAGGCGTCGAACTGCTCAGCGGCGAGCAGCGCGAAGCCCTCGAACAGCAGAACCATCAGGCGCTGTTGCAGGAGGCCTCGCTGCAGGGCCGCCAGGTGGCGCTGCAGGCCCAGCGCCGTTGGTGCGAGGAGCTCGGCCGCGCCGAGCAGCAGATGCGGCAGGCCAGCGAGAACGAAACGGGTGCCCGGCAGTCGCTCGATGCGGCGCAACCGGACCTGCAACGCCTGGCCGCCAGCGAGCCCGCCGCGCGCTTGCAGCCGCTGCACCAGGCCTGGCGCGCCAATCATGACAGTCTGGCGCAGGACCGCGCCGCGCTGGAGGACAATCGCAGCGAGCAGGCCGCCAGCCGTGAACGGATCGCCGAGGCGCTGTGGAGCGCCAGCCAGTTCGCCCGGCAGGTGAGCGATGCCCGTGGTGCGGCGCTGGATGCGCTGGTCGAGCAGCGTCAGGCGCTGGAGGCACGTTTCGCGCAGCAGCCGCAGCGTGCGCGACTGGGCGAGCTGCTCGGAGGTTGGCGCGCCCAGTTCGCCCAGCGCGCCCGCCTGATGGCGGCCGGCGTGGAAATCCAGCGTCAGTTCGACCAGGCGCAGCAGGCGTTCAGCGATGCCGGTGCCCGTCGCGAAGGGCTGCAAGGCGATGCCAGGCTCAGCGAGCAGGCGCTGGGCGAGGCTCGCCAGATCGAGTCCGCCGCCCGGCAGCAACTGGAGTCATTGCTGGCCGGCGCGACCGAAGCGCAACTGCGCGACCGCGCGCAGCAGTTGCAGGCGCTGGGTCGTGGCTTCGACCGCCTGGAACAGATCGCCCAGGCACGGGCCCAGGCCGCCGCGCAACTGGCCCGCTGGCAACCGGAACTGCTTGCGCTGCGCCAGCGCAAGGGCGAGCGCGATGGCGCCATCGTCGTCCTGCGCGAGCGCTACAAGGCGACGCAGCAGCAGGTCGCCGACCGGGAAAAGCTCCTGCAGCAGGAGCAGCGCATCCACCAGCTCGAACACTGGCGCGCGCAGTTGCAGCCCGGCGAAGCCTGTCCGCTCTGCGGCTCCTTGCAGCACCCGGCGGTGGAGGCCTACCAGGCGCTGGACGTGTCGGCCACCCAGACCGCGCTCGACGAGAGCCGGCGCGCGCTGGCGGAGCTGGAGAGCCAGGGCGTTGCCCTGCGTGGCGAACTGGCCGAACTCGAAGCGCAGCTACAGCAGGGACAACGCCAGCTCGATGAAGCCGAAGCGGCGCTCCGGCAGCAGCAGGACGCCTGGCAGCAACACTGTGCGGCGCAGGGGCTGCAACTGGTCGATGAACAGGCACTGGCCACCGAGCGCCAGCGTCACGAAACGGCGCTGGCCGATCTGCAACGACAACTGACGGCGTTGGAAGAACACAAGGTCCGCCAGCAGGACGCTGTACAGGCGCGGGTTGACGCCGAACGGAAGCACAGCGAGGCGGCGCAGCAGCTGGCGCTCTTCGAGGGCGAGCAGCAGTTCGCCCGGCAGCGCCAGGACGAGCGTACGCAGCAGATCGCCAGCCAGCGTGCCGAGCTGCGACAGCAGGAGGAAACCCTGGCCGCCGCCCTGACGGAACTGGGCTATGACCTGCCGGAAGACGGCGAGCAATGGCTGGCCGAGCGCACCGGGGAGTGGCAGCGCTGGCAGCGGGACCAGCAACTCGGCCAGCAACTGGCTGCCGCCGAGCGCGAGGCGGCGCAGGCCGCAGGCGTGGCGCGGGAGACCGCGCAGCAGTGGCAGCAGCGTTGGCAGGCGGCGGCGTTCGAGGCGCGGAGCGTGGTGCCGCGCGCGGAGGACCCGCAGCAGGCGTTGGCCGAATCCGAGGCGCGCCTGGGCGCCAGCCAACGCCAGGCCGATGCGCTACAGGGCCGCGAACAGTCGCTGCTGGAGCGTCTGCAACAGGATCAGGCTCGCCTGGCGCAAAGCGCGGCGGCCTGGCAGCACGCGCTGGCGCAAAGCCCGTTCGCCGACGAGCCTGCGTACCTCGCTGCGCTGCTGGATGATGCCCAGCGCGCCGAGCTCGGCACCCTCAGGCAGAAACTGGAAACCGCCATCACCGAGGCCGTGGCCTTGCGTACGGCGGCGTTGAAGGATGTCGAGCGCCTGAACGCCGAGCCGCACGGCGATCTGTCGCTGGATGAGTTGAACCAGCAACTGCTCACCCTCAACGCCGAGCTGCGCGAACTGGGCCAGCGCCAGGGGGAAATCCGCGCGCAGTTGCAGGGTGACGATGCGCGGCGCGCCAGCCAGCAGAGCCTGTTCGAGGCGATCCGCCGGCAGGAGGAGGAACATGACCTCTGGCAGCGCCTGAACAGCCTGATCGGTGCCGCCGACGGTGCGCGCTACCGGCGCTTTGCCCAGGGCCTGACCCTCGATCACCTGGTGCACCTCGCCAACCGCCAGTTGCAGCGCCTGCACGGTCGCTACCAACTGGCGCGGCGCAGCGACGGCGAGCTGGAACTGGAAGTGGTCGATACCTGGCAGGGCGACACCGCCCGCGACTGCAAGACGCTGTCCGGCGGCGAGAGCTTCCTGGTCAGCCTGGCGCTGGCATTGGCACTGTCCGACCTGGTCAGCCACAAGACCAGCATCGACTCGCTGTTCCTCGACGAAGGTTTCGGCACCCTCGATGGCGAGACGCTGGAAGTGGCGCTGGACGCCCTCGACAGCCTCAACGCGACGGGCAAGACCATCGGCGTGATCAGCCACGTCGAAGCGCTCAAGGAGCGCATTCCGGTGCAGCTCAAGGTGCACAAGGGCGTCGGCATGGGCTACAGCCAGCTCGACGCATGCTTCCGCTTCACCCCGGGGAACGGTTGA
- the sbcD gene encoding exonuclease subunit SbcD yields MRILHTSDWHLGQHFMGKSREAEHQAFCAWLVGQVREQGVDAVIIAGDVFDTGAPPSYARELYNRFIVELRDTGARLVVLGGNHDSVAMLEESRELLACLDTQVIAAVGTDLDAQVLVLPQRNGEPGAILCAIPFIRPRDVLTSQAGQSAQDKQLALQQAIQAHYRQLFERAEAQREALGRHLPILATGHLTTVGASASESVREIYVGTLEAFPTSAFPPADYIALGHIHRPQKVGGLEHIRYCGSPIALSFDEAAQGKQVLLVDLDDSGLRGVSALPVPCFQPLKSVSGSLASLPVELARVAAEGSAEQPVWLEVLVHTDDYLSDIQVRVEKLCEDLPVVVLRTRRERGNAQAALFSEAKETLDELSPEDVFRQRLDGEDLEAPLRERLTGLYRQVLGELQEQEQQP; encoded by the coding sequence ATGCGCATTCTCCACACCTCCGACTGGCACCTGGGCCAGCACTTCATGGGCAAGAGCCGCGAGGCCGAGCACCAGGCGTTCTGCGCCTGGCTGGTCGGGCAGGTGCGCGAGCAGGGCGTGGATGCGGTGATCATCGCCGGCGATGTGTTCGACACCGGCGCGCCGCCCAGTTACGCCCGCGAGCTGTACAACCGCTTCATCGTCGAACTGCGCGATACCGGCGCACGGCTGGTGGTGCTGGGCGGCAACCATGATTCGGTGGCCATGCTGGAGGAGTCCCGCGAGCTGCTGGCGTGCCTGGACACCCAGGTGATCGCCGCCGTCGGCACCGATCTCGACGCGCAGGTGCTGGTGCTGCCGCAGCGCAACGGCGAGCCCGGCGCGATCCTCTGTGCGATTCCCTTCATCCGCCCGCGTGATGTGCTCACCAGCCAGGCCGGACAGAGCGCGCAGGACAAGCAACTGGCGCTGCAACAGGCGATCCAGGCGCATTACCGGCAGTTGTTCGAGCGCGCCGAGGCGCAGCGCGAAGCCCTCGGCCGCCACCTGCCGATCCTCGCCACCGGTCACCTCACCACGGTGGGCGCGAGCGCCAGCGAGTCGGTGCGGGAGATCTACGTCGGCACGCTGGAGGCCTTCCCCACCAGCGCCTTCCCGCCGGCGGACTACATCGCCCTGGGGCACATCCACCGGCCGCAGAAGGTCGGCGGACTGGAGCACATCCGCTATTGCGGCTCGCCCATCGCGCTGAGTTTCGACGAGGCCGCGCAAGGCAAGCAGGTACTGCTGGTGGACCTGGACGACAGCGGCCTGCGCGGCGTCAGCGCCTTGCCGGTGCCGTGCTTCCAGCCGCTGAAGTCGGTGTCCGGCAGCCTCGCCAGCCTGCCCGTCGAGCTGGCCCGCGTGGCCGCGGAAGGCAGCGCCGAGCAGCCGGTGTGGCTGGAGGTGCTGGTGCACACCGACGACTACCTCAGCGATATCCAGGTGCGCGTCGAGAAGCTTTGCGAAGACCTGCCGGTGGTCGTCCTGCGAACCCGCCGTGAGCGCGGCAACGCACAGGCGGCGCTGTTCAGCGAGGCGAAGGAAACCCTCGACGAACTCAGCCCCGAGGATGTGTTCCGGCAACGCCTGGACGGCGAGGACCTGGAAGCGCCCTTGCGTGAACGCCTGACCGGGTTGTACCGGCAGGTGCTCGGTGAACTGCAAGAGCAGGAGCAGCAGCCATGA